The genomic region GTCGTCGCCGCACCGGAACGGGATGCTGGACAACACCATGCGCGCGCTGGCCGATCCCACGCGCCGCGAGATCCTGAAGGCGCTGCGCCACGGCGACCTGGCCGCGGGCGAGATCGCCGCGCGCTTCCCGATGACCGCCGCCTCGGTGTCGCACCACCTGTCGGTGCTCAAGGACGCCGGGCTGGTGCGCGCCGAGCGCAACGGCCGCAACCTCATCTATTCTCTCGAGACCACGGTCTTCCAGGAGTTCCTGCAGGAGATGATGGAACTGCTGGGAACCGGGAGGGAGCCATGAAGAACCGCCGCTTCACCGCCATTCTCCTGGCCGCCATGTGGGTGTTCGCGGCCGCCGTGTACACCCGCCTGCCGGACCGCATCCCCACGCACTGGAACCTGCAGGGGCAGCCCGACGGCTGGGGCGGGCGCCTCGCCGCGTTCCTCTTCCCGGCCATCGCCACGGGCGTGGTGCTGCTGCTGACCGAGGTGCTGCCGCGCATCGACCCGCGCCGCGCGCACTGGGACAGGTTCCGCGACGTGCTCTGGCTCATCGTCAACATCGTCGTGCTCTTCGTCGCGTGGATCATGGTGCTGTCGCTGGGCGTGGCGCTGGGGTGGAACATCGACCTCCCCCGGGCCATGCTGCTGGGGATGGGGCTGTTCCTGACCGCGCTCGGCAACTACCTGCCGCGGCTGCGCTCCAACTGGTGGATGGGGATCCGCACGCCGTGGACGCTGGAGAGCGAGCGCGTCTGGCGCGAGACGCACCGCGTGGGCGGCCGCACCTTCGTCGCCGCGGGGATCGTGTCCGCGCTCGGGGCGTTCCTCCCCGCGCCGTTCTGCCCGTACGTGTCCATCGGCGCGCTCGCGGTCGCGTCGCTGATCCCGATCGTCTACTCGTACGTCGCCTTCCGCCGCGAAGCCGCCGGGCGCGCGGGGTGATGGAGATTCACGTCAACCGAAGCCGTGAGATGAGATTCAACCGCTGGTGCCCCGCCGCGCTCGTCGTGGGGATGAAGATGACGATGGTGACGCCCGCCGCGGCGCAGGTGGGCGAGCGTGGCGCATTCGTGCTGCGCGTGGGCGGAGATACGATCGCCGTGGAGCGCTTCACCCGCACGCCCGCCGGCGTCCAGGGCGAGCTTGGCCTGACGGGCCGCGCGCGCGTCGCCTACGAGGCGCGGACGGCGGCGGACGCATCCGTGGCGTCGCTGGAGATGCGCGCCTGGCCGCTCGCCGCGCCCGACACCGCGCGGCCGCTGCAGCACGTCACCGTCACCTTCGCCGGCGACAGCGCCGTCACCGTGGTCGCGGGCGGGCGGACGACGACGGTGCACGGCACGCGCGGCGCCGTGGCGCACGTGAACCCGTCGGCGGTGATGATGGAGCAGACGGTGATGCGCGCCCGCGCCCTCGGCGGTCGCGACAGCGCGATGGTGACGGTGCTCGTCGTCGGCATGCCCGAGCCGCTCGCCGCCCGCGTGCGCTGGCTGGGCGCCGACAGCGCG from Longimicrobium sp. harbors:
- a CDS encoding SdpI family protein; this translates as MKNRRFTAILLAAMWVFAAAVYTRLPDRIPTHWNLQGQPDGWGGRLAAFLFPAIATGVVLLLTEVLPRIDPRRAHWDRFRDVLWLIVNIVVLFVAWIMVLSLGVALGWNIDLPRAMLLGMGLFLTALGNYLPRLRSNWWMGIRTPWTLESERVWRETHRVGGRTFVAAGIVSALGAFLPAPFCPYVSIGALAVASLIPIVYSYVAFRREAAGRAG
- a CDS encoding autorepressor SdpR family transcription factor — protein: MLDNTMRALADPTRREILKALRHGDLAAGEIAARFPMTAASVSHHLSVLKDAGLVRAERNGRNLIYSLETTVFQEFLQEMMELLGTGREP